The sequence below is a genomic window from Terriglobia bacterium.
GTATCGCTCGGGCTCGATGGCGATTTCTGGAACCTTCCTTGTGCTCATGCGCGAGACTTCTTCATGGCCGATGCGGCATTGCGGATGGCCTCCATAATCCGCGGATAGGTTCCGCAACGGCAGATGTTGCCCTGCATAAATTCTCGAATGGTTTTTTCGCTGGGGTTGGGGTCCTGGCGGAGAAGCGCCACGGCCGTCACGATCATGCCGGAAGTGCAATAGCCGCACTGGAAGGCTTCCACGTCAAGAAATGCCTGCTGCACGGGATGAAGGTTGCCATTTTCCGCCAGCCCTTCAATGGTGGTGATCTGTCTTCCGGCGGCGTCGCCCACCGGGGTGAGGCAGGAGTGGATGGGCTTTCCGTCCAGCAGGACCGTACAGGCGCGGCACTGGCCTTCTCCGCAGCCAAACTTGGTCCCGGTAAGCCCCAGGTGGTCACGCAGCACGCTCAGCAGAGTGGCCTGCGCGTCAGCGTCAATCGCGTGGCGCTTCCCGTTCACGTGGATTTCGTTAATCCTGGCCATGATGACGAGCAGCGGCTTTCAAATTGAATTGGACGATCTTGAAGGGCGAACAGGTTACAGGGCCTTTTGCCCCGTAACCCGAGCCGCCCGATGCTGAATTACCTTCCGCTGGTGAACCGTTTTTCAACGGCTGCCCAGTCCACCACGTTCCACCAGTTTTGAATATACTCAGGCCGGCGGTTCTGGTATTTGAGGTAGTAGGCGTGCTCCCACACATCGAGTCCCATCACGGGGAATTTTCCCTCCATAAGAGGGCTGTCCTGGTTGGCCGTTGAATAGATGTCCAGCTTGCCCGCGCTGTTTTTCACCAGCCATGCCCATCCCGAGCCAAACCGCGTGGTGGCAGCGGCGCCGAATTTTTCCTTAAACTGATCGAACCCGCCAAAGGCGCTCTTGATGGCTTCCGCCAACGCGCCACTCGGCTGGCCGCCCTTCTTGGGCCCCATGATCGTCCAGAACATCGAGTGGTTGGCATGGCCGCCCCCGTTGTTGCGGACGGCGGTCCGGATATTCTCCGGCGCCAGCGCACAGTTGTTGGCCAGAAGTTCTTCGATGGTCTTGCCGGACAGATCGGACACGGATTCGATTGCCTTGTTCAGGTTGTTGACATACCCCCCGTGGTGTTTGTCGTGGTGAATTTCCATTGTCGTTTTGTCGATGTAAGGTTCCAATGCATCGCTTGCATATGGAAGAGCAGGAAGAGTGAAAGGCATTGCGCCTCCTTTAGCTGTGGTAGGTGAAGATCCCATGAAAACCTCCTTCAAAAATCGGAATTGGGCAGCCCCTGTCGAACCGAGGCCGCCCGTGAGCATGATGAAGTCCCGCCGGTTGAGCTCAGAGTCGTGCCAGGGCGGCTCCTGACTGGCCGGGAGCTGATCGCGGCCGCAGGGCCAGGCCGCAAGGCTTCCCGCCGGAAAAGAAGCCGCGGATTTCCGGTCTGTTTTTGCCCCATTTTTCATCGGTGGCACCAGTTTATCACAATTGTGGCACGGGCG
It includes:
- a CDS encoding (2Fe-2S)-binding protein; translated protein: MARINEIHVNGKRHAIDADAQATLLSVLRDHLGLTGTKFGCGEGQCRACTVLLDGKPIHSCLTPVGDAAGRQITTIEGLAENGNLHPVQQAFLDVEAFQCGYCTSGMIVTAVALLRQDPNPSEKTIREFMQGNICRCGTYPRIMEAIRNAASAMKKSRA
- a CDS encoding superoxide dismutase: MPFTLPALPYASDALEPYIDKTTMEIHHDKHHGGYVNNLNKAIESVSDLSGKTIEELLANNCALAPENIRTAVRNNGGGHANHSMFWTIMGPKKGGQPSGALAEAIKSAFGGFDQFKEKFGAAATTRFGSGWAWLVKNSAGKLDIYSTANQDSPLMEGKFPVMGLDVWEHAYYLKYQNRRPEYIQNWWNVVDWAAVEKRFTSGR